Proteins found in one Amphiura filiformis chromosome 14, Afil_fr2py, whole genome shotgun sequence genomic segment:
- the LOC140170523 gene encoding hyalin-like: protein MVIVAHLAVVQTTVCILEKRPDASRGGVLRWSLPYKEICFCQAVVAPKHTKSCPRRKEEYEDGDLWFLDDPYLLIMRQNWKKDILDELMNRTTYCDIRQAPVTVSCPTNQNMEADPGKATAMVVYQNPTATDQSGAKVSVVCYPPSESEFTIGQTTVTCVAGDHSENSVTCDFQVDIKDVEAPVIGSCPADMELETDPDKATAIVIYQTPTATDNSGEVSVVCNPASGYQFPIGQTTATCVAGDSSKNNETCDFVVDIKE from the exons ATGGTTATTGTCG CTCATCTAGCTGTGGTGCAGACTACCGTTTGTATTCTTGAGAAAAGACCAGATGCTTCTAGAGGCGGTGTCTTAAGATGGTCTCTTCCATATAAGGAAATATGTTTTTGCCAAGCAGTTGTAGCACCTAAACATACAAAATCTTGTCCAAGAAGGAAAGAAGAATATGAAGATGGCGACCTGTGGTTTTTAGATGACCCATACTTATTGATTAtgagacaaaattggaaaaaggacATACTTGATGAACTTATGAACCGCACTACATATTGTG ACATACGCCAAGCACCAGTGACGGTTTCATGTCCGACAAACCAAAATATGGAGGCAGATCCCGGTAAAGCCACCGCCATGGTTGTGTACCAGAATCCCACTGCTACAGATCAATCTGGTGCTAAAGTGAGCGTAGTGTGCTACCCACCATCTGAATCAGAGTTTACTATTGGACAGACAACGGTCACGTGCGTAGCAGGAGACCACAGCGAGAACAGCGTCACATGCGACTTTCAAGTTGATATAAAAG ATGTAGAAGCACCAGTGATCGGGTCATGTCCTGCAGACATGGAATTGGAGACGGATCCAGACAAAGCCACGGCCATAGTTATATACCAGACTCCTACtgctactgataactctggtgAGGTGAGCGTAGTGTGTAACCCGGCATCTGGATATCAGTTTCCTATAGGACAAACAACGGCCACGTGCGTAGCAGGAGACAGCAGCAAGAACAACGAGACATGTGACTTTGTAGTCGACATTAAAG